Proteins from a single region of Parambassis ranga chromosome 16, fParRan2.1, whole genome shotgun sequence:
- the zhx1 gene encoding zinc fingers and homeoboxes protein 1, whose amino-acid sequence MSSRRKSTTPCMVLPSDVVEQEEVEDKTEKTKNEEAGEDEEGKVKEGTEEGPTAEELDQAVVVVPTPPDSDEPSVSTADDGDVPAPSLKRIAANPPEDPSSDQPSQEQQCDAPEEGGGDPTAVSAISLSKTPIMRMKTKSEPKRIAVSLKSADEAAEGFGGGGEGELGGEQEPIEAPLGPMTPVEMLLHDSMKLGGAGLLVSPALEQQRKSSILNPTVLPAGLTQVLSAFQAQQNTAAAQPQLLIPLSSIPSYSAAMDTNALLGTTYKKFPYPSMAEISSLAAQTQFTEEQIKVWFSAQRLKHGVSWTPEEVEEARRKQFNGTVHTVPQTITVIPAHQLSAAANGLQSILQTCQIVGQPGLVFTQVGPGGNLPVTSPITLTVAGLPSQSQSSSRVSCQPTLTNSELKRATTVQPPSLSPQENSALSADTFSMRPKKSKEQLAELKASYLKNHFVTDAEIARLMKLTNLTKGEIKKWFSDTRYNQRNSKNSHVIIFNDGGGRGAGSCSSTASTTIVIDSSDETPTSPHPPRTPPAKEKETRPKTWNPFPDFTLQKFKEKTPEQLVVLEESFERSITPSDEELTRLRTETKLTRREIDAWFTERRKMTASTSSPDSSEGGKNETDGAKAGDGGATSSSPSASSSRRGSQTPPGSRSKQLPSTSKKDIKDKSKKSPEQLHILKSAFVRTQWPTPEEYDQLSEESGLPRSYIVSWFGDSRYSWKNGNLKWFFQYQSGNIEGPNSGGGGKMGSSGGRKRRGRNRGWGRSRTRKQPRRSASSSTDVDRLPPSKKFKSSRDILKEYYLKHHFLNEQDLDELVTKTNMSYEQVREWFAEVQRRLDMGLDPFQEVTARRRKGGGEAGGENEEEAGGDASMASEDQTNAGMGDEEDEEEDDDDGDDTDDSEVWEPSRSVRKSLSLSED is encoded by the exons ATGAACCAAGTGTCTCCACTGCAGATGATGGAGACGTCCCTGCTCCCTCACTGAAGCGCATTGCTGCAAATCCTCCTGAGGATCCCAGCAGTGACCAGCCAAGCCAGGAACAACAGTGTGACGCCCCTGAGGAGGGAGGTGGGGATCCCACAGCGGTGTCTGCCATCTCTCTCAGCAAGACCCCGATCATGAGGATGAAGACCAAATCTGAACCCAAGAGGATCGCTGTGTCCCTGAAGTCTGCAGATGAGGCTGCTGAGGGGTttggaggaggtggcgagggaGAGCTCGGAGGAGAGCAGGAGCCCATCGAAGCTCCACTGGGCCCAATGACACCTGTGGAGATGCTGCTCCATGACTCCATGAAGCTCGGGGGTGCCGGCTTGCTGGTCAGCCCGGCCttagagcagcagaggaagtcATCTATTTTAAACCCCACAGTTCTGCCTGCAGGTCTTACACAG GTGCTTTCTGCCTTCCAGGCCcagcaaaacacagcagcagctcagccccAGCTACTAATACCCCTCAGCAGCATCCCTTCCTACAGTGCAGCTATGGACACCAACGCTCTGCTTGGTACCACATACAAGAAGTTTCCTTACCCCTCCATGGCTGAAATCAGCAGCctggcagcacagacacagtttaCAGAGGAGCAGATCAAG GTGTGGTTCTCAGCCCAGCGACTGAAGCATGGTGTCAGCTGGACTccagaggaagtggaggaggctAGGAGGAAACAGTTTAATGGCACAGTGCACACAGTGCCTCAGACCATCACTGTCATACCTGCTCACCAACTATCAGCTGCTGCTAATGGCCTGCAGTCCATCCTTCAAACCTGCCAGATTGTGGGCCAGCCTGGCCTTGTGTTTACACAG GTTGGACCAGGGGGGAACCTTCCAGTGACCAGTCCCATCACCCTGACAGTGGCAGGGTTACCCAGTCAGTCCCAGAGCTCTAGCAGAGTTTCCTGCCAGCCCACCCTGACAAACAGCGAGCTGAAACGGGCTACCACTGTCCAGCCTCCCTCACTTTCTCCACAG GAGAACTCGGCCCTCAGTGCTGACACCTTCAGTATGCGACCTAAGAAATCCAAAGAGCAGCTGGCAGAGCTGAAAGCAAGCTATCTGAAAAATCACTTTGTCACTGATGCAGAAATCGCCCGACTGATGAAACTCACCAACCTGACAAAGGGGGAGATCAAGAAATGGTTCAGTGACACCCGGTACAATCAGCGCAACTCCAAGAACAGCCATGTCATTATTTTCAATGACGGAGGGGGTAGAGGAGCTGGCAGCTGTAGCAGCACTGCAAGCACCACCATTGTCATTGACTCAAGTGATGAGACCCCAACTTCGCCCCATCCTCCACGTACACCACCTGCAAAAGAGAAGGAGACTCGGCCTAAAACGTGGAACCCGTTCCCAGACTTTACACTGCAGAAGTTTAAGGAGAAGACGCCAGAGCAGCTAGTGGTGCTGGAGGAAAGTTTTGAGAGGAGCATCACTCCATCAGATGAAGAATTGACCCGTCTGAGGACAGAGACTAAACTGACACGGAGGGAGATAGATGCATGGTTCACTGAGAGACGGAAGATGACCGCCAGCACCTCTTCCCCAGATTCTTCTGAGGGTGGAAAAAATGAGACAGACGGAGCTAaagcaggagatggaggagcaacgtcttcttctccttctgcctCTTCATCTCGTAGGGGTAGCCAAACTCCTCCTGGGAGTCGCAGTAAGCAGCTGCCCAGCACCAGCAAGAAAGACATTAAAGATAAAAGTAAAAAGTCCCCGGAGCAGCTCCACATTCTGAAAAGTGCCTTTGTGCGGACCCAGTGGCCCACACCAGAGGAGTACGATCAGCTGTCTGAAGAGAGTGGCCTTCCCCGATCCTACATCGTCAGCTGGTTCGGGGACTCTCGGTACTCCTGGAAGAACGGAAACTTGAAATGGTTCTTTCAGTACCAAAGCGGCAACATCGAAGGACCGAatagtggaggaggtgggaaaATGGGGAGCAGCGGTGGTCGAAAAAGACGTGGTCGAAATCGTGGTTGGGGAAGATCCCGAACCAGGAAGCAGCCAAGGAGGTCTGCCTCCTCCAGCACAGATGTTGACAGATTACCTCCATCAAAGAAGTTCAAGTCTAGTAGAGATATTCTGAAGGAATACTACCTGAAGCACCATTTCCTCAACGAACAAGATCTTGATGAGCTTGTCACTAAGACCAACATGAGCTATGAGCAG GTGAGGGAGTGGTTTGCCGAGGTTCAGCGACGCTTGGACATGGGGTTAGATCCCTTCCAGGAGGTGACTGCAAGGAGGAGAAAAGGTGGAGGTGAAGCAGGAGGGGAGAACgaagaggaagcaggaggagacGCATCAATGGCTTCGGAGGACCAGACCAATGCAGGAATgggagatgaagaagatgaagaagaggacgACGACGACGGCGATGACACGGATGACAGTGAGGTTTGGGAGCCGTCACGTAGCGTCAGAAAATCTTTGTCCCTTTCTGAAGACTAG
- the LOC114448085 gene encoding fucolectin-1-like, protein MQRSLLLISLIAVCNAESLDLTRKTVTQSSTWCDNPTQNKDEYSANKAIDGKTETCSHTKGENSSWWNIDLLGVYDISSVTIYNKNSNNGNIDKAQIHISNSRRDNFTANSKYINITDFKMQQYNNYSVNASGRYITVFSSALKFIVVCEININATKKASPFKLITQDKTWVEALEHCRDKNMELASIINEETQAWAELEAMNAVSAHVWLGLRYTCTLNFWFWISDHVVKFDRWDPERNTTNNCDESAVMRKSDYLWVPTPDGEKHNFICSKDTFQ, encoded by the exons ATGCAGAGGAGCCTGTTGCTCATCTCTTTGATTG ctgtcTGCAATGCAGAAAGTTTGGATCTCACACGAAAAACCGTAACACAGTCTTCAACCTGGTGCGATAATCCCACGCAAAATAAAGATGAGTACAGTGCTAACAAAGCAATTGATGGGAAGACTGAGACATGCTCTCATACTAAAGGGGAGAACAGCTCCTGGTGGAACATTGACCTGTTGGGTGTCTACGACATTTCCTCAGTCActatatacaataaaaatagTAACAATGGTAATATAGATAAGGCTCAGATTCACATCAGCAACTCTCGGAGGGACAATTTCACAGCCAACAGCAA gtATATAAACATCACAGACTTCAAAATGCAGCAATATAATAACTACAGTGTCAATGCGTCCGGGCGCTACATCACCGTTTTCTCATCAGCACTTAAATTTATAGTTGTGTGTGAAATCAATATCAACGCCACAAAGAAAG CTTCACCCTTTAAACTGATCACACAGGATAAGACGTGGGTAGAAGCCCTAGaacactgcagagacaaaaacatggaACTGGCTTCCATCATCAACGAAGAGACCCAGGCCTGGGCTGAGCTGGAGGCCATGAATGCGGTCTCTGCTCATGTGTGGCTTGGCCTTCGTTACACCTGCACCCTGAACTTCTGGTTCTGGATCAGTGATCACGTGGTAAAGTTTGATCGCTGGGATCCAGAGaggaacacaacaaacaactgtGATGAGAGTGCTGTCATGCGTAAATCAGACTACTTGTGGGTTCCTACGCCTGATGGAGAGAAGCATAATTTCATCTGTTCAAAAGATACATTCCAGTAG